Part of the Vitis vinifera cultivar Pinot Noir 40024 chromosome 13, ASM3070453v1 genome is shown below.
CATGCATGCAACAAACACAAATGGaatatgatataagattttcaTGGATTAAACAAAAATACATGGCAATATAGAACCAGGACGATAAGGTCACAGACAGgacaatattaaaagaaattattatttttctgacCTGAAAACCGAGGCATTCAGAACAGTATACATTTGTAAGTAGTCCATGGAAACCGGGGAACATATGCAGATGTTGTATTCTATTGCATAAGGCAAACACTCAATATGCAATAGCATAACCAAGCCCAGAAAGCCACATATGCCtttctgttttgttttttaacctATTCTCATCTCTTATGACCAGAAGTTCCAAGGATGATATAACCTCACCAAATAAGTTAGAAACCGGCCCATCCAGCAGGTTGAGTAGCCAGCTTGCCCTCAATCTTCTTTGTCACCAAACAGCTGGGCATTATTGCCTCCAATGGGGGGTCTGGAAATGTTAGAGCTGGCAGCAGGGGTGGCTGTAAAAACTCTCTGTTCCAAAATCCCAAGTTTCAGGGCCAGAAGTTGCTTCTGTGGCTGGTTTGTTGTGATGACCATTTCTAAACCCAACAGACTCGCTATTGTTGTCTGGGCACCTACCTCAGAGAAAGCCTGCCATGGATTAGAGTCTGGGCCAGAGGAATTGGATTTTCTTTACTGAAGTTCCCAGCCTGTTGCTTCAATCTTTTCTCTGTGCTGTTATAAGAAGAAAACCCATCAGACACATGAATGGGTACAAAAAGATAAACTTCAGGTTTTGGTTGTGTTGAAAAGCACAAGGAACTTCAGGTTTCGGTTGTATTGAAAAGCACAAGAAACTTCACAAGATGCAAATCATACCCCAGACTcactgaagaaaaataaagtacaATTGACTTACCCAAACGTCTACCTTCTCATTTATAGGTTCCCTCCTGAACAAATCCCCACATCTAGgacaagaaaaggaagaaaatgggaGTCAAATTTTTTTCAACCAAATGTCAGCACTACCTTATCAAAAAGCATAGTTTTCCTTTCAACCTCAGCAGCTCTATATGCAGGTGCAGTGTACTTTCTGATGTTGTCTTCTTCAATGGAAATTCCTCTGTTTTTATACATGATATCTTCAGCTTCagcttttccttttgcttttgacaTGGCTGAGACTGATCCTGTAATCAAAAATCACAGGCACAAGTAGATATTTAACAGATGAGGATCCAAATCTCTTCAATTGATTAATGTATAAatgaattaatcaaaatttttagagataATTATAGGGAGATGAACCTTGTGCCTCTGAGTTTCTTATTCATCTTGAACAGAGCAATGTGCATCAACTGTTCAGCACCCAGGAATCTCTCCCTTCCTCCACAGGCAAAACCCTCCCAAAATCAGAACAATCTAACCTTCCTTCAGATTCCACTTCCTTGGAAAAGTCACCTTCccaatcaaaaaattaatttgagtaATAATATCAGAGTACCTTTTGATAATTAACAAGTCTATTTTGGTTTGATAAATTTAGCACCCGCAATTCCCTTTTTCTTGCATGAGAaaggaaaagttaaaaaataaaaataaaatttgaacttaataatttttttaaattatcaattataaaactattttgcTTCTcagaaaatttaagggaaaatacgGAAAAAATTGAGGGATTTATTTAACACTTCTTAAGGAACCAAAAATGCTTTAGATGTTGTCAAATCCATGATTAAAACCTGTTTACTTCcaattaaatgagtttaatcAAACACATGAAGttgtgaataaaattattttaaaagcatTGAAATTCAAGTCATTAAAGTTGTCCATGTTCAATTTAAACAAGTTTAAACACATGAAATTGTccataaaatcatataaaacagcattgaataaaatattgaatcatatatgcaattatttttttgcaGACTGCCAAATCAAAACAGAGCATGAAAAACgtgttcaatattttttttctggcTTGAAGCTtcgagaaaaagaaaatcttaaatcaaataaacaatACTAGCAAATGAATTGGAACGTAAATACTTTTCTGAAGAAAAGAAGTTCATGCACAGAAGAATTACCTGACTGTACATTGGTGGAGTGCCACTTCCATTAAAATAGCACATGTTTGATCACTATTTCTGGAATGTGTGCTATAAAACACCATTCTTCCCCTTTCTCAAATTGACACCGTTTTTCCAGTAAAGGACACTCCCTAACAATCAGATAAGAGAGGGAGTCTGGAAGCTTCTCTTTTGTCAAGCATTTGAGCTTACGGCAGTTTCTGATATCCAATGCTTTAAGAGAGGTGAGGTGTTGAAGACCGTCTTTTTTCAAGGATTGGAGCATTGGGCAGTTCTCCACTCCCAAATATTTGAGAGAGATGAGGTGTTGAAGACCCCGGGAATCTTGTAGTCTCTGTTTTGTCAAGTGTTGGAGCTTAGGGCAATTGTTGATATACAATGTTTCAAGAGAGGTGAGGTGTTGGAGACCCACTTCTGTCAAGTACTGGAGCTCATGGCAGTTGTGGATATACAATCTTTCAAGAGAGGTGAGTTGTTGAAGACCCACTTCTGTCAAGGATTGGAGCCTTGGGCATCCATCAATTCGTAATTCTTTGAGAGAGATAAGGTGTTGAAGAACAGATCCTGTTGAGAACTGGAGCTCTGGGCAGTTTATGATCCCTAATTCTAGAAGAGAGGTGAGTTGTTGAAGCCCCCAATTGTCAAGAGACTTGAGATTGGGAAGCTCTACAATTTCAAGACAAGTTAGAGAATAGGGCAACAGACACTCCTTGGGAAATAATTCAAAGTCTGCACAACTACCTTCCATTCTTAAACGTGTAAGAGAGGTCAGCCTTTGCAAACCCCACTCCATCTGGGGCATGAGTTGGTTGCAGTTCCCAATCACAAGTTCACTTAGATTGGAAGGCACACCCTCTCTCTGAAACAACAATTCTGGACAATCCCATAAACACAACTCCTGTATAGATGAGTGCATTGCTGCCAAAGACCTAAGCTTGGAGCAACTAGAGATCCAACAATACTCCAATTTGATACCAGGCAATTCGATAGATTCAAGATTAGGGCACTCCTGGATATGGATTCCCAAGACACATAAAGATGTGGGATCCCCCTCTGAAATCGAGATGAACAGCTTCCTAAGCCCCTTAAGACCATTGATTGCGAAATGAGTCAACTCAGGGAAGATGTCTAATGAGAAGGATAACGAGAGAGAATCATCGATAACACCACCAAAGATCCTCAGCCTTTGAAGGGCTGGGAGATGACATCTGAACAACTCAGGTAGGAGAAACTCTAGTTTGGAACATTGAGAGATTGATAGTGATCTCAATGTAGTGGGTAAACCAACTATGTGCAGGGATCTAGAAAAACTACAATCATAGATTTTCAGATCATAAATGTTGCTTTGCAAGATTTCCTCCTCTAGTAGAGACTCCACATAATCACATTTTCTGATTGAGAGCTGGTGTGGTGCCACTGGAAGTTGCTTCCACTGAGACACgtctaaaatttcaatttctgaaGTTTGAAGAGCTATGAAGTCACAAGCTACCATTTGCAACTGCAATTTACCAAAATTCACCATCTTCAATTCACGGATGGCAAGAACTGTGAGCGAAGTCATAAGTAGCTGCGGACAATTATAAATTTGAAGTTCCTCCAATGAAAGAAGCTGTTCTGGTAATTTCCCAGTGAGTTTGGGACAACATCGCATAGAAAGCTTCCGGAGATGAGGGAATTCTTCACAACATAACCATTTCTCCCAATTCAGCATATCCTCAAATGATAGTGTTTCTAGGGATTGAAAGGAAGCATTCCCATGAAACTCACTACCCACACACTCTACTCCATTCATTCTTGAAATTTGTAGATATTTAAGATGGGTTAGCTGCCCAAGTGGTGGCAATGTTGAGCAATTGCCACAACCCCGAAGCTCAAGGGACACGAGATTCAAGACTAAAGGATTTCCAAGCCAATTTGGAAATCTTACACCAGGATAGTTTCTGATCGAGAGCTGTTTTAAATTTGGATGAGGTAGTAACTTGTTGAGTATATCATGTATTGTTGAACCACTTTGTATAACACCATCAGTACACCTGTCATCCCAATCCAAGATTAACTCATCAAGATAACTCTTATCCTTCATATTAGCCTGTAATGCATCATTAACACTCACAACGTTCTTCATGTTTGAAATATAAAGTGCTCCTCGAATCTCTGGAAGCTCCCTTAATTCTCCGATTTTTAATCCACTCTTTTGGCCCACAATAAAATAAGTCAACCTTTGTAAACTTTTTAATTGACCAATACCATGATTGGACATTTCTTTCAATGAATCACATCCAAAAATATCAAGATGACGCAAATTAATCAACTTCCCCATCCTTGAAGGTAATTCATTAAGACATGAACACCTTCTTAGTATCATTGTTTGTAAATTGCACAAATAGCATACTGATTCAGGTAATTTTTGAATCATTGTGAAAGATAGATCCAAGTAACGTAAATGTTTCAAATTGCCTATCGATTTAGGCAAATcgattattttatattctcgCAACGACAACACGGTAGACACCTCATTTTTGGCAATATATCTTGCAAAACTCTTTTACTCAAAATATAAGAAGGCTCGTATTGTGATGGCTTCACGTCTAAGAATGTGTGAAGAGATTGAGCTTTAGTAATAGCCTCAAACTTTTTAAATGCAACCATTTGGTCATAATCAGTTTTGAAGTACAAAAAGTGACGAGTCTTCTCAGATACTTTTGGTACCTTATCATCATCTTCCACTCGAGCACAAAAATCTCCAGACACGTGTTGAGCCAATTCATGTATTAGATCATGCATTACAAAGCATGATCCTTTTTTTCTAatagatttttgaaagaatGACTTTGCAAGAAGCTCATCAAAATACGACTCACCTATCTCTTCCATTCTCCTTCTGTCGCTTAGTTGTGGATGCAGAAGACCTTCTGCCATCCATAATAAAATCAGCTTCTCTTTGTCGAATTCATGGTTCCGGGGAAAAATTGAACAATATGCAAAACAATGCTTTAGAGGTAGAGAAAGATGATGATAGCTCAATCTCAAAGATGGAAGAATTTCAGGACCACTCCGCAGATGCCATATTTCACTGTTCAAGACATTCTCCCATTCCCTTTTTTCGACCTTAGAGTGCAAGAGACGGCCGAGTGCTTTTACAGCTAAAGGCAATCCTTGGCACTTGTCCACAATCTGTCTGCCTATGGGTTCAAGCTCAAGGAATGCGTTGGAGTCTCTGTCCTCAAATGCAAGCTTTTCAAATAGCCTCCAACAATTTTGAGGGCTTAATTGTCCCAGATGACGAGTCTGGACTGCACGCATAGTTGTTGCAATAGATTCATTACGACTGGTCACAACAATCTTGCTTCCCTGTGCTGCAGCAAGGAGTGGAGTTCGTAGCCTATCCCAACCTTCACCATCACTAGGCTCCATATCCCAACCTTCCCAATCACGAGGTTTCAAATCCCAGACGTCGTCAAGAACAAGCAGAAATTTCTTGTTACTAAGTTGGTCTTTGAGTTCAAGCTGAAGCTTATTTAGATTGTCAGAATCAGTTTTAGAACCGATTTCCTCCAGAAATGATTTGGTGACCTTGATAAGAAGAAACTCAGTGGAAACACAGACCCATGCTTTCAAGTGGAAGTGTTCTTTCACTCGGTCATCGTTATAGAGAAGCCGAGCAAGAGTGGTCTTGCCGCTGCCGCCCATGCCGACTATGGACATCACTTCCATGTTGTCGCCTGTTGCATTATCAGAAAGCAACCAGTCAGCCATCTCCTTCTGAATTTCATCCCTGCCGAAAACAAGGGACTCATCCTCCAACGAAGTGGATATTGATGATCTTGGTGACAGTTTCTCGCCCCCACCTTCTTTCAGCCCGAGCCCAACTTTTTCTTGAGCAATAGACACAAGTTTCTCAATCATCCCATTCACCCTGGACTCCATGCTTTGAGTAGCAAATGGAGCCTTAACCCAAGCAGAGAACTTGTTCCATTTCCACGCCTTATGAGTCCCGCCGATTTGGGAGTCAGCAGCTTCCACCTTGCACCGCAAAGCGTCGGTAGCGATCTCGTCTAATAGGTCTTCCGCATCATACACAACATCCTTGACATGGACCAACCAATTTTTGACATTTGGGTTTGAAAATTGCTTCACCTCCGCATCATCGAGCACTTTGTGGACAACCAGCAATTTCCTCTTCAACTCGCTGAGGAGTTCATCGATGTGATTCTGTCGCCCAAGGAAGTTTATGAACGCCGGAGAAGCCAATCTGTCGAATAGAAGTTGAAGCGAAGCCGAGAGGAGTGCGTCCGCCATATCTGTAACCAGAATACAGAATGACACCACTAAGCTGCAGCACACTGGTTTGTATTTGCCTAGATGCAATTTCTGGGTTCAGGAAATTTCTACGGTACCACTTTGGTACCTACCCAAAAAACGTTCTTGGCCATTGGATGAAGGTGGTTCAATCCGGACCGTCCAATTGGCTTacgtatttaaaaaaaaaaaaagggaaataagcTACAGGTTGCCGGTAAACTTGTAATAAGAGCGTTGTTCTTCTCTGAAACTAATATGGCCTCTTCCCCATGGGT
Proteins encoded:
- the LOC100254554 gene encoding putative disease resistance protein At3g14460 isoform X1, producing the protein MILRRCSCLNELPSRMGKLINLRHLDIFGCDSLKEMSNHGIGQLKSLQRLTYFIVGQKSGLKIGELRELPEIRGALYISNMKNVVSVNDALQANMKDKSYLDELILDWDDRCTDGVIQSGSTIHDILNKLLPHPNLKQLSIRNYPGVRFPNWLGNPLVLNLVSLELRGCGNCSTLPPLGQLTHLKYLQISRMNGVECVGSEFHGNASFQSLETLSFEDMLNWEKWLCCEEFPHLRKLSMRCCPKLTGKLPEQLLSLEELQIYNCPQLLMTSLTVLAIRELKMVNFGKLQLQMVACDFIALQTSEIEILDVSQWKQLPVAPHQLSIRKCDYVESLLEEEILQSNIYDLKIYDCSFSRSLHIVGLPTTLRSLSISQCSKLEFLLPELFRCHLPALQRLRIFGGVIDDSLSLSFSLDIFPELTHFAINGLKGLRKLFISISEGDPTSLCVLGIHIQECPNLESIELPGIKLEYCWISSCSKLRSLAAMHSSIQELCLWDCPELLFQREGVPSNLSELVIGNCNQLMPQMEWGLQRLTSLTRLRMEGSCADFELFPKECLLPYSLTCLEIVELPNLKSLDNWGLQQLTSLLELGIINCPELQFSTGSVLQHLISLKELRIDGCPRLQSLTEVGLQQLTSLERLYIHNCHELQYLTEVGLQHLTSLETLYINNCPKLQHLTKQRLQDSRGLQHLISLKYLGVENCPMLQSLKKDGLQHLTSLKALDIRNCRKLKCLTKEKLPDSLSYLIVRECPLLEKRCQFEKGEEWCFIAHIPEIVIKHVLF
- the LOC100254554 gene encoding putative disease resistance protein At3g14460 isoform X2, producing MIQKLPESVCYLCNLQTMILRRCSCLNELPSRMGKLINLRHLDIFGCDSLKEMSNHGIGQLKSLQRLTYFIVGQKSGLKIGELRELPEIRGALYISNMKNVVSVNDALQANMKDKSYLDELILDWDDRCTDGVIQSGSTIHDILNKLLPHPNLKQLSIRNYPGVRFPNWLGNPLVLNLVSLELRGCGNCSTLPPLGQLTHLKYLQISRMNGVECVGSEFHGNASFQSLETLSFEDMLNWEKWLCCEEFPHLRKLSMRCCPKLTGKLPEQLLSLEELQIYNCPQLLMTSLTVLAIRELKMVNFGKLQLQMVACDFIALQTSEIEILDVSQWKQLPVAPHQLSIRKCDYVESLLEEEILQSNIYDLKIYDCSFSRSLHIVGLPTTLRSLSISQCSKLEFLLPELFRCHLPALQRLRIFGGVIDDSLSLSFSLDIFPELTHFAINGLKGLRKLFISISEGDPTSLCVLGIHIQECPNLESIELPGIKLEYCWISSCSKLRSLAAMHSSIQELCLWDCPELLFQREGVPSNLSELVIGNCNQLMPQMEWGLQRLTSLTRLRMEGSCADFELFPKECLLPYSLTCLEIVELPNLKSLDNWGLQQLTSLLELGIINCPELQFSTGSVLQHLISLKELRIDGCPRLQSLTEVGLQQLTSLERLYIHNCHELQYLTEVGLQHLTSLETLYINNCPKLQHLTKQRLQDSRGLQHLISLKYLGVENCPMLQSLKKDGLQHLTSLKALDIRNCRKLKCLTKEKLPDSLSYLIVRECPLLEKRCQFEKGEEWCFIAHIPEIVIKHVLF
- the LOC100254554 gene encoding putative disease resistance RPP13-like protein 1 isoform X3: MADALLSASLQLLFDRLASPAFINFLGRQNHIDELLSELKRKLLVVHKVLDDAEVKQFSNPNVKNWLVHVKDVVYDAEDLLDEIATDALRCKVEAADSQIGGTHKAWKWNKFSAWVKAPFATQSMESRVNGMIEKLVSIAQEKVGLGLKEGGGEKLSPRSSISTSLEDESLVFGRDEIQKEMADWLLSDNATGDNMEVMSIVGMGGSGKTTLARLLYNDDRVKEHFHLKAWVCVSTEFLLIKVTKSFLEEIGSKTDSDNLNKLQLELKDQLSNKKFLLVLDDVWDLKPRDWEGWDMEPSDGEGWDRLRTPLLAAAQGSKIVVTSRNESIATTMRAVQTRHLGQLSPQNCWRLFEKLAFEDRDSNAFLELEPIGRQIVDKCQGLPLAVKALGRLLHSKVEKREWENVLNSEIWHLRSGPEILPSLRLSYHHLSLPLKHCFAYCSIFPRNHEFDKEKLILLWMAEGLLHPQLSDRRRMEEIGESYFDELLAKSFFQKSIRKKGSCFVMHDLIHELAQHVSGDFCARVEDDDKVPKVSEKTRHFLYFKTDYDQMVAFKKFEAITKAQSLHTFLDVKPSQYEPSYILSKRVLQDILPKMRCLPCCRCENIK